The DNA region AGTAGTAAAATACTGACAATCAACTACATTTACACTTTTATTAAGCTCAGATTTATAATCTGTTGTATAATTATCAATCGCTTTATAATCAATGGCATCTAAGGCTAGCTCGGTATGTAGTTCCCTTCCGTTACCTTGGTCATCCTTTCTGTCCCAATCATAAATGCGGTAGGTAACATCACTGGTTTGTTGGATTTCAGCCAATAAAACACCTGCACCAATTGCATGTATTCTTCCTGTAGGAATAAAATACACATCACCTTTTTTAACTTTATCAACATTTAAAATCTCTAACAATGATTTATTTTTCAAATATTTCAAATATTCTTCTTTGTTAGAATCTTTTTTAAAGCCTACAATTAAATTTGAACCTTCATCTGCTTGCATCACATACCACATTTCGGTTTTCCCGAACGAATCATGGCGTTTTTTGGCCAAATCGTCATGTGGATGCAACTGAATACTCAATGCTTCTTTAGCATCAATGAATTTTATTAATAACGGAAACTTTTTTCCAAACCTATCATATACTTTCTTTCCAAGTAACGAGCCTCTATATTCATCAATCAGAAACTCTAACGATTTACCCTTATATTTTCCATTGGCAATTACCGAAACGTCACCTTTTACATCAGAGAGTTCCCAGCTTTCACCTATATTATCTTTTTGAGTATTTTTATTTAAAACGGTACTCAATTTATTACCTCCCCAAATTCTTTCTTTTAAAATCGGTTCAAATTTTAATGGATAATTTATGCTCATTTTACTGTTCCTTTAGTTTTGTTAATGTTTCCGTAATATGCTTTTCAGCCCCGAACTGGCTGTTAAAAGTATGGATTACTGTTCCCTCTTTATTAATTACATAGGTAACACGCCCGGGAATCAGTCCTAACATACTTTGGGGTACTCCGAATAGTTTTCTGACCTTATTTTCGGTGTCTGCCAATAGTGTAAAAGGCAAGTTATACTTTTTGGCAAAGTTTTTATGAGATGCTACATCATCTGCACTGATACCAATAACTTTAACATCTAAATCGGTAAACGCTTCAAATTCATCACGGAATTTACAGGCTTGCTTTGTGCAGCCCGGGGTATCGTCTTTAGGATAAAAATAAATAACCATTGCATTTTTTCCGATAAAATCGGTACTGTTGACTAGCTGATTATCTTGGTCTTTTAAAGAAAATTTAGGAACGGAATCACCTATTTTTAGCTTCATTTTTTGAGGATATATATATTGAATCACAAACAAGAGCAATACTATAAAAACAATGCCTGCAATTATCTTTTTTAACATACCACAAATATCGTTATTTTAAGCTAAAACATAAAATTTGTTTATTTTTGATTATGAAAAATTTTATAAGAAATCTACCAAAAGCGGAACTCCATTTACATATTGAAGGTACTTTAGAGCCTGAGTTGCTATTCTCTTTAGCAGAAAGAAATAATATTAAATTAAAATACGATTCCATCGAACAGTTAAAATCCGCTTATGAATTTGATTGCTTACAAGATTTTTTAGATATATATTATCAAGGAGCTTCAGTTTTAACTACTGAACAAGATTTTTATGATCTCACGTACAGCTATCTTCAAAAATGTGCTGAACAAAACATCAGGCATACCGAGATTATGTTCGATCCGCAGACACACACCGAACGTGGCATTGCTTTTGAAACGGTAGTCAATGGTATTTCTAGAGCCTGCAATGATGCTAAAGAAAATTTAAACATATCTTCTCTATTGATTATGAGCTATTTGCGACATTTATCAGAAGAAGAAGCATTTACAACCTTGAAAAAATCGTTACCTTTTAAGCATCTTATCATTGCCGTGGGATTGGACTCTTCTGAAAAAGGAAATCCGCCTTCAAAATTTAAACGTGTGTTCGAAGCTTCCATAAAGGAAGGCTATATTCCCCTTGCCCATGCAGGAGAAGAAGGTCCTCCAGAATATATTTGGGAAGCTCTAGATATCTTAAAAATTAAACGGATAGATCATGGTAATAATTGTTTGGAAGATGAACTGTTGATTAAAGAAATCATTAAACGTGATTTAGTTCTAACCGTTTGCCCTCTTTCCAACACAGCATTACAAGTAGTTGATGATTTGAAAAACCATCCACTTAAAAAAATGATGGATTTGGGATTAAAAGTAACCGTTAATTCTGACGATCCAGCCTATTTTGGTGGACAGCTCAACCAAAATTTTATTGAAATCCAAAAAGCACTTAATTTGAACAAAGCCGATCTTTATGAATTGGCAAAAAATTCTTTTCAATATTCTTTATTGGACAATGAAACCAAACAAAAACACATTAACGAATTAGACAATTACTATGCAGATTAACGATAAATCAGGAATTACAGAATACATGGCATCATCAAAACGGTATGATGCTATGCAGTACAATAGATGTGGGAAAAGTGGATTGTTATTACCTGCTATTTCTTTGGGTTTGTGGCATAATTTCGGTGGCATTGACAGTATGTTCAATGCTCGAAACATATTACGCACCGCTTTCGATTTAGGAATTACTCATTTTGATTTAGCCAATAATTATGGGCCACCATTTGGGTCAGCAGAAGAAACTTTTGGGCAAATTTTAAAGAAAGACTTCAATCAATACAGAGACGAACTCATTATCAGTACCAAAGCAGGTTATGATATGTGGCCTGGACCTTACGGAGATTTAGGTTCAAGAAAGTATTTAATTGCCAGTCTAGATCAAAGTCTAAAAAGAATGGGCTTAGATTATGTTGATATTTTTTACCATCATAGACCTGACGCAGACACTCCGTTGGAAGAGACCATGATTGCCTTGTCGGATATTGTCCGCCAAGGAAAAGCATTATATGTAAGTATTTCAAATTATGAACCTAAAGAAACGGCTGAGGCTGCAAAAATCCTAAAAGAATTAAAAGTTCCTTTTGTGTTACACCAAGCCAGATATTCACTATTTGACAGATGGGTCGAAAACGGTTTGTTAGATACATTGGAAAATATTGGAGTGGGTTGTATTGCTTTTTCGCCTTTAGCTCAAGGTATGTTAACTGATAAATACTTAAATGGTATCCCGAAAGATTCAAGAGCAGGAAAAAGTCAAACGTATTTAGATGCTAATCAGGTCGCATCAAATTTGAATAAAATTCAAGAATTAAATAAAATAGCTGAAAAACGTGGACAAAAACTATCGCAAATGGCTATTGCGTGGCTACTGGCTCAACAAAATATTACTTCAGTTTTGGTCGGTGCAAGTTCATCGAATCAGTTAAAAGAAAATGTTAAAGCACTTGATAATATAACATTTTCTAATGAAGAACTAAAGTCAATTGACGATGTTTTGCAATCTTAGTCGGTACTAATTCCCTTCCCATTGGGAAGGGTTAGGGATGGGCTTTTATTCATGATGGTAAGGCTCATTTTTTAAAATGGTAAACGCCCTGTATAGTTGTTCTACCATAAACAATCGAATCATTTGATGCGAAAATGTCATTTTTGACAAGGCAATTTTACCTTGTGCTTTTTGATATACGGCATCTGAAAATCCATAGGGGCCACCAATAACAAAGACCAATTGTTTAATACCAGAATTCATTTTCTTTTGCAAAAACGTTGAAAACTGAATGGATCTAAATTCTTGTCCTTTTTCGTCTAACAGAACAAGTTGATCCACTGGAGATATACGCTGTAAAATCAATTCTCCTTCCTTTTCTTTTTGCTGATTTTCAGTCAGGTTTTTTGTTTTTTTTAAATCAGGGATAATTTCTAACTCAAAATTAATATAATACTTTAACCGCTTTTGGTAAATCGCAATCAATGAAATTAAATTTTTATCATCCGTTTTTCCAATGGCTAACAGTTTTATTTTCATGAAGTAAATATAAAACTTATTTTTGCTATAAATTCCAACACATGATAAGCAAACAACAATTTGAGAAGGAACTTGAACTAATAATAAAAAATGCCATTAGAGAAGATGTAGGCGATGGCGACCATAGCTCATTGGCCTGTATTCCGGAGACTGCTAAAGGAAGGGCAAAACTGTTGGTAAAAGATGAGGGTATAATTGCTGGGGTTGAATTTGCTAAACTAGTTTTTAAATACGTTGATGCTAATTTAAAAGTTGAAACGTTAATTGAAGATGGAAGCCTGGTCAAATATGGAGATATTGTCTTTTATGTTGAAGGTTCTTCGCAATCCATTTTAAAAGCAGAACGTTTGGTATTAAATGCCATGCAACGGATGAGTGCTATTGCTACAAAAACAAAATCCTTTGCCGATTTGTTAGAAGGCACAAAAACAAAAATTTTAGATACCCGAAAAACCACTCCGGGCATTAGAGCCCTTGAAAAATGGGCAGTAAAAATTGGTGGTGGCGAAAATCACCGTTTTGCTTTGTATGATATGATAATGCTTAAAGATAACCATATTGATTTTGCCGGAGGACTTACCAAAGCTATTGATAAAACTGTACAGTATTTAAAAGACACGAATCGTGATTTAAAAATTATAGTTGAAGCCAGAAATCTACAAGAAATTGAAGAAATTTTACAGTCAGATGGCGTGTACAGAATTTTAATTGACAATTTTAATTATGAAGACACCCGAAAAGCTGTAGAACTAATTGGCGATAAGTGTCTGACTGAATCTTCTGGTGGTATTAATGAAAACACCTTACGTAACTATGCAGAATGTGGTGTTGATTATATTTCATCGGGTGCATTAACACACTCTGTTTATAATATGGATTTGAGTTTAAAGGCGGTTTAAAAGATGTTAGACTTTGTAAATATATGATACAACGAATATAACAAATGTTAAAAACAGAAAATCATACTAAATCACTAAAAAATTATAAGTTTATAGACTTATTTGCTGGGATTGGCGGTTTTCATTATGCTTTAAAATCTTTTGAGGCTCAATGTATTTTTGCTTCTGAAATTGATAGTAAAGCAGCAGAAGTATATTATCAAAATCACCATTTAAAGCCAAAAGGGGATATTACAAAAATTGACGAAAAAGAAATTCCTAAACATGATATTTTATGTGCTGGTTTTCCTTGTCAAGCATTTTCAATATCGGGCAAGCAAAAAGGGTTTGAAGATACCAGGGGTACTTTGTTTTTTGAAATAGCCAGAATTATTGATTTTCGCAAACCAAAAATACTATTGCTTGAGAATGTCAAAAATTTTGTAAGACATGACAACGGACAAACATTAAAAACAGTGGTAAATACTTTAGAAAATTTAAACTATAAGGTTTTTTATAAAGTTTTAAATACCAGTAATTTCGGGTTACCACAAAACCGAGAAAGGGTATATATCGTCGGATTCAACAATAGTCATTTTCAACATTTAAAATTCGATTTTCCTAACGGAAAAATAACTTCTGCCTTAGAAGACATCTTGGAAAAAAACCCCAAAGATGGAAAAGTTATTGAACGTGATGATATTTCTTTTTACAAAGAATATAGTCCCGTAGAGAATATTTTTGGAACAATTGAAATCCCAAACAGGCCTATGCAAATCGGCAAAGTAAACAAAGGCGGTCAGGGAGAGAGAATTTATGACCCGAGAGGTCATGCTATTACACTTTCTGCACAAGGTGGTGGCGTTGGATCTAAAACAGGGTTGTATAAAATAGAAAATGAAATTAGGAAATTATCTCCTAGAGAATGTGCAAGATTACAAGGGTTTCCAGAACATTTTATACTACCAAATAGTATTCCTGAAGCCCAAAAACAATTTGGAAATAGTGTATCTATCAATGTATTGCAATTTATTTTAAAAGAAATAACTAAAACCATATCAAAAAATGACGGAAGACCAACAATTGGGCTCACAAACGGCAAAAAACGGATTCAAGAACGAGAAAGATATAGTTCAGAAATTCAACAATTGGCAAAGTGATGTTGAAGCAAAAAAATGGTTGGCACTAATGGAATACAAGGTTGAGGAAATTGAGTATGTAAAAGCAATAATTTTGTCTAGATACAAAGCAGATATTCAAATACAAATAACTATTAAGTTAAAAGAAGCAATTGCTGCCGAAAACATCCAAGTAAAGTTGGTTAGCAACTTGAAAGGTTTTAATCAAATTGATAAAAGATGGGTTGATAAGTATATTGAAATGTGGGAAATGCCAAATGACGTTTCAGAATTACTTAAACAATACACTGGTGAAATTTCACCTCTTATTAATAATCCTAAAGACACTAGAAGAACTTTTGCGAACGAATTCAGCAAAGAAAATCAGAAAATAATATTGGATTGGTTAAACAACAATAAATCTTTAATTGTGAGTGATATACTTAAAGGAAGAGGCAAGTTTTCTGCAGAATGGATGTTGGTTGCACAAAAAATAGACAATTCTGCCAGATGGATTTTAAAGCCAATGAATTATTGTCTAAACTTTTTTGGTAATGGTGAAGTAGAAATAACACAAAGAGGAAACTTTAAAATTGGGAGAATTACAATGCAAAGAAAAGGTGGCGACGGCGGAAGAAAAACAGCACAAATGTTACAATTCAAAATAAATCCTGCTGAATTGTTCAATAATTAGAATTAGATTTTCTGAAAACTGTCACTCTGCCAACTGAACACTACCAACTTACTTAGCATTCTCCTTTAACATCGGTACAAACCTAAACTCACCAAACTCATGTTTTTCAAATTCTTTTTCGCCTTTTCGTATAAATAGCGTCATAACTTGTACTTCATCACCAACTGGAATGACCAACCTACCTCCTATTTTTAGTTGACTTAATAAAGGTTTTGGTACAAAAGGAGCCCCAGCGGTAACAATAATTTTATCAAAAGGAGCATACTCTGGCCAGCCTTTATAACCGTCGCCATAATTAAGTTTTTTGGCAACATAACCTACTTTTGGTAAGAATTTTTTTGTTTTTTCAAACAATTCTTTTTGACGTTCAATACTATATACTTCAGCTTTCAATTTTACTAAAACTGCCGTTTGGTAACCTGAACCTGTACCAATTTCTAACACTTTATCATTAGGTTCAATTTCTAGTAACTCCGTTTGAAAGGCAACAGTATAAGGCTGAGAAATGGTTTGGTCTGCAGCAATAGGGAATGCTTTATCTTGGTAGGCAAAATCGATGAAACCAGAGTCCATAAACAAATGTCTAGGGATTTCGGAAATAGCATCAAGCACTTTTCTATCTTTAATCCCTTTGCTCTTTATCGTCTTAACCAGTTGGTTACGAAGACCTTTATGCTTATTATTATCTTGCCTCATAATTTTACCAAAGTAAATAAATATTCTTGTAAAAAAACAATTAAAAAAGTGTTATTTACTACCTTTGTTTAAAATCTTAATTTATGCTTAAAGTTGGTGTATTGGGTGCGGGACATCTAGGGAAAATTCATTTAAAATTGTTGCAGCAATCTCAAAAATACGAATTGGTTGGGTTTTACGATGCGGATAAAGAAAATGCAAAAATAGTTTCAGATGAATTTGGGTACAAATATTTTCCAACCGTTACTGAATTAATTGACGCCGTAGAAGTTGTAAATATAGTAACACCTACACTTTCCCATTTTAATTGTGCAGAAGAAGCCATCACTAAAGGAAAACATATTTTTATAGAGAAACCTATAACACATTCGGTTACCGAGGCTGAAGCCATTAGAACCTTAGCGAGTAAATATCATGTAAAAGGTCAAGTGGGACATGTAGAGCGTTTTAATCCTGCTTTTACAGCTGTAAAGGAGAGTATTAATAACCCAATGTTCATTGAAGCACATCGCTTGGCTGAATTTAACCCACGAGGAACAGATGTGCCCGTAGTTTTAGATTTAATGATACATGATATTGACATCATATTAAGTGTAATAGATTCGGAGGTAAAAGATGTACATGCTAGCGGAGTTGCTGTAATTAGTGACACCCCAGATATTGCCAATGCCCGTATAGAATTTGAAAATGGTTGTGTTGCCAACTTAACTGCGAGTAGAATTTCTTTAAAGAATATGCGTAAATCACGATTTTTTCAAAAGGATGCCTATATCTCTGTTGACTTTTTAGAAAAGAAAAGTGAAGTCGTAAAAATGAAAGATGTTCCTGAAAATCCAGACGAATTTGCCATGATATTGCAGAATGCCGAGGGTGTAAAAAAACAAATCTATTTTGAAAACCCTGACGTTGAACCAAATAACGCCATTTTAGATGAACTGGAAACTTTTGCAGATGCTATAGAAAATGACACGAGACCAGTTGTAAGTTTAGGACAAGGTGCAAAAGCACTAAGAGTGGCACAACAAATAATAGATTGTTTTAAATAATATTTTCAGAAAAATACAAACATGAAAAACATTGCAGTTATAGGTGCCGGAACTATGGGTAACGGCATTGCACATACTTTTGCACAATTTGGTTATCAAGTCAATTTGATTGATGTATCTCAAATATCTCTTGATAAAGGCGTAGCCACTATTACAAGAAATTTGGATAGAATGGTCGCTAAAGAGAAAATTAGTCAAAATGATAAGCAACAGACATTAAAAAATATTAAAACTTTTACTTTGTTAAAAGATGGTGTAGAAAACTGTGATTTAGTCATTGAAGCTGCCACTGAAAATGTAGATTTAAAACTTAATATTTTTAAAGAACTAGATGAAAACTGTGGTGCTAAAGCTATTTTAGCAACCAACACTTCGTCAATTTCCATTACCAAAATTGCTGCAGCAACCCAAAGACCAGACAATGTTATTGGAATGCACTTTATGAATCCTGTGCCTATTATGAAATTGGTAGAGGTCATTCGAGGGTATTCCACTTCAGATGAAGTGACAGATGCTATAATGCAACTTTCAGAAAAATTAAATAAAGTTCCAGTTGAAGTTAATGACTATCCAGGGTTTATAGCCAATCGTATTTTAATGCCAATGCTGAATGAGGCGATCTATTCATTATATGAAGGTGTAGCAGGTGTTTATGAAATTGATACCGTAATGAAATTGGGTATGGCTCATCCAATGGGACCTTTACAATTAGCAGATTTTATAGGTTTAGATGTGTGTTTATCAATTCTAAAAGTACTTCACAACGGGTTTGGAAATCCGAAATATGCACCTTGCCCTCTTCTGGTAAATATGGTTACTGCAGGTAAATTAGGGGTAAAATCTGGTGAAGGTTTTTACGATTATGCTGAAAGCAGAAAAGCTGAACAAATTGCTAAATGTTTTAAATAATGTCTTTATTATTTTTATAATTCAATTTTTTTTCCTAATCTTGGTAAGTCTTAACTTACTAAGACCTGTTAAAGCTAAGCACAACCAATGGTGTAAATACATGCTTTTGAACTTCACTTAGAGGTTTTAATACTTCTTCGATACTTTTTACATATTTACTTAACCTTTTCTAACAAACTAAATTTAAAAAAATGAAAAAATTACATCGTACATACTCGCTATTATCAGTGATTATGTTTTTTACTGTTATTGCAAATGTTTATGCTCAAAGAGTCTCTGACTTAGATCAAATACAGAAAAAAGAAAACTCTGACTTCTTTCTTGAAGCTTCTTTAAATATTGTTGACTCAGAGAATTACACCAAAAGGCTAACCCCATTTGCTACTAAAGCTTTTTATTCTAAAAAAGACAAAAATAAAGTTTTAATCTTTAAATTGGAT from Aureibaculum sp. 2308TA14-22 includes:
- the rlmH gene encoding 23S rRNA (pseudouridine(1915)-N(3))-methyltransferase RlmH, whose product is MKIKLLAIGKTDDKNLISLIAIYQKRLKYYINFELEIIPDLKKTKNLTENQQKEKEGELILQRISPVDQLVLLDEKGQEFRSIQFSTFLQKKMNSGIKQLVFVIGGPYGFSDAVYQKAQGKIALSKMTFSHQMIRLFMVEQLYRAFTILKNEPYHHE
- a CDS encoding Gfo/Idh/MocA family protein, with amino-acid sequence MLKVGVLGAGHLGKIHLKLLQQSQKYELVGFYDADKENAKIVSDEFGYKYFPTVTELIDAVEVVNIVTPTLSHFNCAEEAITKGKHIFIEKPITHSVTEAEAIRTLASKYHVKGQVGHVERFNPAFTAVKESINNPMFIEAHRLAEFNPRGTDVPVVLDLMIHDIDIILSVIDSEVKDVHASGVAVISDTPDIANARIEFENGCVANLTASRISLKNMRKSRFFQKDAYISVDFLEKKSEVVKMKDVPENPDEFAMILQNAEGVKKQIYFENPDVEPNNAILDELETFADAIENDTRPVVSLGQGAKALRVAQQIIDCFK
- a CDS encoding protein-L-isoaspartate(D-aspartate) O-methyltransferase; this translates as MRQDNNKHKGLRNQLVKTIKSKGIKDRKVLDAISEIPRHLFMDSGFIDFAYQDKAFPIAADQTISQPYTVAFQTELLEIEPNDKVLEIGTGSGYQTAVLVKLKAEVYSIERQKELFEKTKKFLPKVGYVAKKLNYGDGYKGWPEYAPFDKIIVTAGAPFVPKPLLSQLKIGGRLVIPVGDEVQVMTLFIRKGEKEFEKHEFGEFRFVPMLKENAK
- a CDS encoding adenosine deaminase, whose protein sequence is MKNFIRNLPKAELHLHIEGTLEPELLFSLAERNNIKLKYDSIEQLKSAYEFDCLQDFLDIYYQGASVLTTEQDFYDLTYSYLQKCAEQNIRHTEIMFDPQTHTERGIAFETVVNGISRACNDAKENLNISSLLIMSYLRHLSEEEAFTTLKKSLPFKHLIIAVGLDSSEKGNPPSKFKRVFEASIKEGYIPLAHAGEEGPPEYIWEALDILKIKRIDHGNNCLEDELLIKEIIKRDLVLTVCPLSNTALQVVDDLKNHPLKKMMDLGLKVTVNSDDPAYFGGQLNQNFIEIQKALNLNKADLYELAKNSFQYSLLDNETKQKHINELDNYYAD
- a CDS encoding PDDEXK family nuclease yields the protein MTEDQQLGSQTAKNGFKNEKDIVQKFNNWQSDVEAKKWLALMEYKVEEIEYVKAIILSRYKADIQIQITIKLKEAIAAENIQVKLVSNLKGFNQIDKRWVDKYIEMWEMPNDVSELLKQYTGEISPLINNPKDTRRTFANEFSKENQKIILDWLNNNKSLIVSDILKGRGKFSAEWMLVAQKIDNSARWILKPMNYCLNFFGNGEVEITQRGNFKIGRITMQRKGGDGGRKTAQMLQFKINPAELFNN
- a CDS encoding DNA cytosine methyltransferase: MLKTENHTKSLKNYKFIDLFAGIGGFHYALKSFEAQCIFASEIDSKAAEVYYQNHHLKPKGDITKIDEKEIPKHDILCAGFPCQAFSISGKQKGFEDTRGTLFFEIARIIDFRKPKILLLENVKNFVRHDNGQTLKTVVNTLENLNYKVFYKVLNTSNFGLPQNRERVYIVGFNNSHFQHLKFDFPNGKITSALEDILEKNPKDGKVIERDDISFYKEYSPVENIFGTIEIPNRPMQIGKVNKGGQGERIYDPRGHAITLSAQGGGVGSKTGLYKIENEIRKLSPRECARLQGFPEHFILPNSIPEAQKQFGNSVSINVLQFILKEITKTISKNDGRPTIGLTNGKKRIQERERYSSEIQQLAK
- the nadC gene encoding carboxylating nicotinate-nucleotide diphosphorylase, giving the protein MISKQQFEKELELIIKNAIREDVGDGDHSSLACIPETAKGRAKLLVKDEGIIAGVEFAKLVFKYVDANLKVETLIEDGSLVKYGDIVFYVEGSSQSILKAERLVLNAMQRMSAIATKTKSFADLLEGTKTKILDTRKTTPGIRALEKWAVKIGGGENHRFALYDMIMLKDNHIDFAGGLTKAIDKTVQYLKDTNRDLKIIVEARNLQEIEEILQSDGVYRILIDNFNYEDTRKAVELIGDKCLTESSGGINENTLRNYAECGVDYISSGALTHSVYNMDLSLKAV
- the mgrA gene encoding L-glyceraldehyde 3-phosphate reductase; this translates as MQINDKSGITEYMASSKRYDAMQYNRCGKSGLLLPAISLGLWHNFGGIDSMFNARNILRTAFDLGITHFDLANNYGPPFGSAEETFGQILKKDFNQYRDELIISTKAGYDMWPGPYGDLGSRKYLIASLDQSLKRMGLDYVDIFYHHRPDADTPLEETMIALSDIVRQGKALYVSISNYEPKETAEAAKILKELKVPFVLHQARYSLFDRWVENGLLDTLENIGVGCIAFSPLAQGMLTDKYLNGIPKDSRAGKSQTYLDANQVASNLNKIQELNKIAEKRGQKLSQMAIAWLLAQQNITSVLVGASSSNQLKENVKALDNITFSNEELKSIDDVLQS
- a CDS encoding 3-hydroxyacyl-CoA dehydrogenase family protein — translated: MKNIAVIGAGTMGNGIAHTFAQFGYQVNLIDVSQISLDKGVATITRNLDRMVAKEKISQNDKQQTLKNIKTFTLLKDGVENCDLVIEAATENVDLKLNIFKELDENCGAKAILATNTSSISITKIAAATQRPDNVIGMHFMNPVPIMKLVEVIRGYSTSDEVTDAIMQLSEKLNKVPVEVNDYPGFIANRILMPMLNEAIYSLYEGVAGVYEIDTVMKLGMAHPMGPLQLADFIGLDVCLSILKVLHNGFGNPKYAPCPLLVNMVTAGKLGVKSGEGFYDYAESRKAEQIAKCFK
- a CDS encoding peroxiredoxin produces the protein MKLKIGDSVPKFSLKDQDNQLVNSTDFIGKNAMVIYFYPKDDTPGCTKQACKFRDEFEAFTDLDVKVIGISADDVASHKNFAKKYNLPFTLLADTENKVRKLFGVPQSMLGLIPGRVTYVINKEGTVIHTFNSQFGAEKHITETLTKLKEQ
- a CDS encoding type I phosphomannose isomerase catalytic subunit, whose translation is MSINYPLKFEPILKERIWGGNKLSTVLNKNTQKDNIGESWELSDVKGDVSVIANGKYKGKSLEFLIDEYRGSLLGKKVYDRFGKKFPLLIKFIDAKEALSIQLHPHDDLAKKRHDSFGKTEMWYVMQADEGSNLIVGFKKDSNKEEYLKYLKNKSLLEILNVDKVKKGDVYFIPTGRIHAIGAGVLLAEIQQTSDVTYRIYDWDRKDDQGNGRELHTELALDAIDYKAIDNYTTDYKSELNKSVNVVDCQYFTTNIIDLDGTLTVDNSDKDSFVIYMAVDGMATVVYNDGEEVLLNKGQTILMPACLTNFVLKSEQKAELLEVFIK